GCCCGGCAAGCTTCCGGCGGATGTGGTGCAGCTCGAATACGAACTCGAGTATGGAACAGACAAGATCGAGATGCATACCGACTCCCTGGTTGAGGGGCAGCGCGTGCTTCTGGTCGATGATCTCCTTGCTACGGGCGGTACGGCTCTTGCCGCTGCCGGACTGGTCGAGAAGCTTGGTGGCGTCGTGGCTGGCATGGCCTTCATCGTCAATCTGCCCGATATCGGCGGCGAAAAGAAGATTCGTGAAAAAGGATATGATATCTACTCCCTGACCGAGTTCGAAGGGGATTGAGTCTTTTCGAAATTTGATGGATTTAATGAAGTATTCTTTTGGCTTGTTGAAACATGGCGCGCTCCTTGCCGCCATGCTGCTGCTTTCCGTCAGCCTTCCAGCGGTGGCGTTTTGCTCGACCGGAGGGGGAGAGCACTCTTTCCTTCCTCCGGTATGGCTGGCTCTTCCGTTTGTGCTGCTGCTTGTGATGATCGCCACCGGCCCGCTCTTGTATCCGAAATTCTGGGAGCATAACTATCAGAAGGTCGCTCTTCTGCTTGGCGGCGGTGTTTCGCTTTATTATGCGTTTGCCGTGGCGGGCGGGTTGGGTCAGCTCGAACATACGCTCGAAGAGTACATCTCCTTCATCGCCCTGATTGCCTCGCTTTTTGTCGTGGCGGGTGGCATTCTCATCAAGATCGAACGTCGCGGCACGCCGATGCTCAATGGGTTCCTGCTGCTGTTCGGCGCGGTGCTGTCGAATATGGTCGGAACGACCGGGGCTTCGATGCTGCTGATCAGGCCCTATCTCAGGGTCAACGAAGGTCGCCTGAAGCCGTTCCATATCGTCTTTTTCATCTTCATCGTCAGCAACATTGGCGGTGCCTTGACGCCTATCGGCGATCCGCCGCTCTTTTTGGGTTTCCTGCGTGGAGTGCCGTTTTTCTGGGTAGTTCAACACCTTTGGCTACCCTGGCTGGTGACGGTCGTTCTTCTGGTCGCCATCTTTCTCGTGCTCGATGCGAAGAACGGGAAGAGCGCGAACGAAGGGAGCTATTCGGGCCGAATTACGCTGACCGGGCGCAGAAATTTCATCTATCTGATTCCGTTGATCGGGTCGATCTTTCTCGATCCCGCCGTGATTCCCGGATTTCCGAGTCTTCAGGAGATGTTTCATGTGCCGTTCGGCATCAGGGAGGTCATCATGCTGACGATCGCGGTCGTGGCGTACAAGACAGCCAACCAGAATGCGCTCAAGGGCAACGAGTTCAACTTCGAGCCGATCAAGGAGGTCGCATTTCTTTTCGTGGGCATCTTCGCCACCATGATTCCCGCGCTCCAGCTTATCGGCGCTTATGCGCAATCCCACGCAGCCGAGTTCACCGTCACGAGGTTTTACTGGTTCACCGGAATCCTGTCCGGCGTGCTCGACAATGCGCCGACCTATCTGAATTTCCTCGCAGGCGCGATGGGCAAGTTCGGCCTCGATGCCGGAAGTCCCACGGACATGGCAAGGTTCGCGCACGGCATCGCTTCGCCGGTCGCGGGGGATGTCGAATCCTATCTGTACCTGATGGCCATTTCTGTGGCGGCGGTCTTTTTTGGCGCGATGACCTACATCGGCAATGCTCCGAATTTCATGGTCAAGAATATCGCCGAGCAGACGGAAGCGGACGTACCCTCTTTCGTGGAATATATTTACCGCTATTCGATTCCGGTCTTGCTGCCGGTATTCGGAATCATCTGGTTTGTCATGTTCAACTGGTAGGCGTACCATAACCTGCCGTTCAGAACAGCAAACGGCAGGGTAGAAAGCCGGAAACCGCGCGGTCACTCTTATCCGGTACTCAAGACAAGAGTGACTGAATTATATCGTTCCGCAGTCGTCCAGAAACAGGTCCACTCCTCTGTGCGCGAGCACTTCATTCCGTCAATATCCTTGCCGCGCGGGATGTGCCGCCGAGGCGGTTACTCGTCTGATTTCAGGCTTTCGCTGACAGCGTGCTTGAACTCTTTGGAGATTTTGAAAGTCGGCACGTTTTTCGGCTCGACGGTCACCTTCTCGCCAGTTCTCGGGTTTCTGGCCTGCCGGAGATTCTTGTAGCGGATGTTGAACGATCCGAACCCGCGAATCTCAATCCGTTTTCCGGCTTTCAGCGAGTCGATGATGCTCTCGAAAAGGGAGTCAACGACTGCTTCCGTTTCGTTTTTGGTCAGACCTGTGCGCTGGGCGATAACGTTCACCAGGTCGGCTTTGGTGGTAGTCTGTCCCATGGTAGTGTGTGCTTTGGGGTTATAGGTTTGCCAATACTGCTGGTTAATTCCAAAGGCGTATAGCTACTAATACAAGAAAAACTGCGAACATCCGTCTCAAAAGATCGCTTGAGAGTTCAATGGCCAGCCGTGCTCCAAAAAAAGCACCGGCGAAAAGGCCGAGCGCGATGACCAGTCCAAACCAGATATTGTCGGTCGAGATTTTGCCGGACTGGTAATATTCGTAAACCCCCAGAATCCCTACCGGAAGCAAGAGGGCGACGAGCGAGGTCGCGCTGGCGGTTTGCTGGGTCATGCCGAAAAAGAACACGAGCGCCGGAACGATGATCACTCCGCCACCGACGCCGAACATGCCGGAGAGGAGTCCGGCGGCGAGTCCCGTGATGAACAGAATGAGCAGTTGCATGATGTTTTTCGAAAAGATGTTCCGTTGTTGACTTGTCAGGTTCGCTCATGCCGGAGAGCCTTCAATGGTCCCCTTCGAATTGACGATAGCGTCGATTTCAGCCGAATCGAGCGACTCCTTTTCAATCAGCAGCGCAGCCATTTCGTGCAGTATCCGGCCATGCGCCGTGAGAATCTTTCGTGCGTTGTCCATGCACTCGGTGATGATTCTGCGCACCTCGACATCAATCTGCAGGGCGGTATCCTCGCTGTACTCCCTCACATGCGAATAGTCCTTGCCGAGGAACACCTCCTTGTGCCCGTCGCCGTAATTGATCGGGCCGAGCTTGTCGCTCATGCCCCAGTTTTTGACCATCTTGCGGGCGATCTCGGTCGCCTTCTCTATATCGTTGGCCGCGCCAGTACTCACCTCGTCGAAGATCAACTCTTCCGCCGCGCGCCCACCGAGGGCGTAGGTGATCATGGCGATCAGGTACTCGCGATTCTGTGTGTAGCGGTCTTCGAGCGGCAGGTAGGCGGTCTGGCCGAGGCTTCGGCCTCGCGGAATGATCGTGACCTTGTGGATCGGGTCGGAGCCGCTGGTGAACTTCGAAACGATCACATGCCCCGCCTCGTGATAGGCGGTGAGCTTTTTCTGGTCGGGCGAGATGAACATGCTCCTGCGCTCCGGTCCCATGAGCACCTTGTCACGGGCATCTTCAAAATTCCGGGCGGTAATTACCGTCTGCTCCTTTCTTGCCGCGAGGAGCGCCGCCTCGTTGACCAGATTGGCCAGGTCGGCACCCGAAAAGCCCGGTGTGCTGCGGGCGATGCCGGCAATATCAATTTCGCCCGAAAGTGGCGTGTTGCGGGTATGAATCTTCAGGATCGCCTCGCGCCCGCGAATGTCGGGCTTGTCGATGACCACCTGACGGTCGAATCTGCCGGGGCGCAACAGCGCGGTATCGAGCACGTCGGGGCGGTTGGTGGCGGCGATGAGAATCACGTTGTCCTTGGTGGTGAAACCGTCCATCTCCACGAGGAGCTGGTTCAGCGTCTGCTCGCGCTCGTCGTGCCCGCCGCCGAGACCCGCGCCACGGCTCCGGCCCACGGCGTCGATCTCATCGACGAAAACGATGCACGGCGCGTTTTTCTTGGCGGTGTCGAACAGGTCACGCACGCGAGCCGCGCCGACGCCGACGAACATCTCGACGAAATCCGCGCCGGAGATGGAAAAGAAGGGCACCTTCGCCTCGCCCGCAATCGCCTTGGCAAGCAGCGTTTTTCCTGTGCCGGGAGGGCCGAGCAGGAGCACGCCCTTGGGTATCTTGCCGCCGATCTTCTGGAACTTCTCGGGGTTCATGAGGAACTCCACGGTCTCCTTGAGCTCTTCGACAGCTTCGTCAACTCCGGCAACGTCTTCGAATGTCACCTTGACGTCAAACTCGCTGACGAGCTTGGCGCGGCTTTTGCCGAAGCTGAAGATGTTTTTCGACGCGCCGTTCTGCATCGACATACGTCTGAAGATGAAAAAATAGACGAAGCCAAAGAGAACCCACGGCAGCAGGAGGAGCAGGAAACTGGAAAAATCGTCGCTGCTTTGCACGATCTTGAGCTGGATGCCGCGCGCCGAGAGGCTGTCGGCCTGGGGCCGGTCGAAACCCGGAAGCCTGACCATGAAGCGGTCGGAGCTGATGGTGCTGCCGTTGGTCAGCCGGAGACTGTCGGCGGCCTTGAGCTTGCCGGTCAGGAGGGCAGAGTTGTCCTGGCTGGTTTTGACGGTGACTTCAGCGAGCGAACCGCCAGTGACGATCGAACGGTATTCGTTATAGGAGATTTCCGGGGAGAGTTCCTGGGAGAAAAAGCGCTGGAATACAAACAGGCCAAGCATCGCCAGCATCAGGAAAAGGATGAACTTTGGAAATCCACCCTCGCGTTCCTCTTTACCGGGAAAACGGTCATCTGGATCCGAACCTTTGTCTGGCGGCATGAAGCGGTTGCCGGGCCGGTTTTTCGGAGTCTTGTCGCTGCTTTTATTTGACTGCATCTGCTGTTGTTCGGGTGATGCAAGATAACTTACGGAATAATAAGTAATTAAAAGTAAAACTTTGGTAGAAACCAAAAAGTTTATCGTGAGCCATCTCCGGCAGGTTTTTTTTGGAGTTATTTTCTTGCCGCAGCCGGAGATATGGCTTCCGTCGAGCCACTTGCGCGCTTTTTCTCCGTAGTTGGTCAAATTCTCTTACAATTGCCAAATGCAGCGAGTTTTTCTTAAATTCCTTGCGTTTCGAAGGCGCTGCCGTAACGTCTGATCTTTCAGATTTCGAGGGTGTGCCTGCCGTTACAGTCTGTCGCAATTACAAAATCTTCATCTTTCGTACTATGGCCGGTCAAAGGGTTAGAACGCGATTTGCCCCATCTCCTACGGGATATCTTCACGTCGGCGGTCTTCGCACCGCACTGTACAATTATCTGTTCGCCAAGAGAATGAACGGGGATTTCGTCATCCGGATCGAGGATACCGACCAGAGCCGCAAGGTCGAGGATGCCGAAAAGAATCTTATCAGCACGTTCGAATGGGCGGGCATCATCGCCGATGAAAGTCCGATGCATGGCGGCAACTATGGCCCGTACGTGCAGTCACAGCGCCTTTCGATCTACCGCGACTACTGCACCCGCCTGCTCGAAGACAAAAACGCTTACTACTGCTTCTCGACCTCCGAAGAGCTTGAAGAGAATCGCCAGCTTCAGCTCAAGCAGGGGCTTCAGCCCAAATACAACCGCAAGTGGCTACCCGAGGAAATGGGTGGCAACATGCCGGAGTCGGAGATCAAAAAGAAGCTCGACGAGGGCGTACCCTACGTGGTGAGGATGAAGGTGCCGGACTATGTGTCGGTCTGGTTCGAGGATATGATTCGCGGCCCGATCGAATTCGACTCGGCGACCATCGATGACCAGGTGCTGATGAAGTCCGATGGCTTCCCGACCTACCACTTCGCCAGCGTCATCGACGACCATCTGATGGAGTTTACCCACATCATCCGTGGCGAGGAGTGGCTGCCGTCGATGCCGAAGCACCTGTTGCTCTACGAATTCTTCGGCTGGGAGCCGCCGAAGTTCGCGCACCTGCCGCTTCTGCTCAACCCCGACCGCTCCAAGCTCAGCAAGCGCCAGGGCGACGTGGCCGTCGAGGATTACATGCGCAAGGGTTACAGCAACGAGGCGATTGTCAACTTCGTCGCGCTGCTCGGCTGGAACGAGGGTGAAGGCAGCGAGCAGGAGGTGTTCAGCATGGAGGAGCTGATCTCGAAATTCTCGCTCGAACGGGTGGGCAAGGCTGGCGCCGTCTTCAACGTCGAAAAGCTCTCATGGCTGGAAAAGCAGTACATCAAGACCCGTCCGGTCGAAATGATCGTGGGCAACATCAAGCCGGTGCTCCAGGCCAGGCTGGCTGAATTCTCGCCGGAGATGCCGGTCGAGCGCATCAGCTCCGACGACTATCTCGGCAAGGTGGTCGAACTGATGCGTGAGCGCGTCAACTTCGAGCACGAGTTCGTGACCTTCAGCAGCTACTTCTTCTTCGAGCCGGAGAGCTACGAGGAGGAGGCGGTCGCCAAGCGCTGGACGCCGAACGTGCCGCCGCTGCTTCAGGAGTTTGTCGAAGTGCTCGAAGCGAACGACGACTTCACCGCCGAGAACATCGAGGCGCAGCTCAAGGCGTTCGTGGCTCCGAAAGGCTTGAAGCCCGCCGTCTTGATTCATCCGCTCAGGATCGCCGCCTCCGGCGTGAGTTTCGGCCCGAGCCTCTACCACATGCTCGAAGTGCTTGGCAAGGAAGCGGTGCTCCGCCGCATCCGCCGCGCCATCGAGCGGATCGAGGTGCCCGTGGCCTGACTCAACCCTCAGCGGGGCATTCCGTTGCCCCGCTGAGGAAAAAGTTCTTTTTTTGTTTGGAGTTAAAAAGGCCAATTGCTATATTCACCTCACTCCGATTGGACAGATAGCTCAGTTGGTAGAGCAAAGGACTGAAAATCCTTGTGTCGGGGGTTCGATTCCCTCTCTGTCCACCACCATACTCCTACTCCCCAAACCCCGGAACTCCCGGGGTTTTCTGCTTTTCTGGCGGTTTTTTGGCTTGACTGTTGAATTTTTATGATGATAGTCAGCGCGTGAATCTTCCGAAACTTTCTGTATATTTCGAGCAGCAGTATCCCGAGCAGTACCCTTTTACTGAACTTTAAACTTACGGGTATGACTGATAATCAGTTTTTTGAAGAACAAAAAGAGCAATCATTGATTAAATCTGTGATTGTTGCGAAATATTTTAGTGTATGGGCTAATGTTATCGTGAGTACACTTCAGAAAAAACCTTTTTCACAGCAGAAAATTGCATATATAGATTTGTTTGCCGGTCCAGGTCGTTATAAGGATGGAGCTAAGTCAACACCAATAAAAATTTTAGAACATGCAATCGGTGATGAGAAACTAAAAGAGCGGTAAGTGGCAATTTTTAACGATAAGGATGAAGATAACTCAAAAAGTTTAGATGAGGCTATTTCAAAAATACCAAGAGTTGAAGAGCTGAGGTATAAACCAAAGGTGTATAATGAAGAAGTTGGGGAGAAAATAGTGAAAATGCTATAAACGACGAATTTTATACCGACATTGTTTTTCGTAGATCCTTGGGGTTATAAGGGTTTGTCATTGAGGTTAGTTAATTCGGTATTAAAGGATTGGGGTTGTGATGCTATATTTTTTTTAATTATAACCGAATCAATATGGGGTTGAACAATCCATATGTATTAGAGCATATGGAGGCTTTGTTTGGAAAGGGACGTGCTGAACAAATAAGTGCATCTGTATTGAATAAACGTCCAGTTCAAAGGGAGCAAATTATCGTTGAAGAACTGTGTCAGTCGCTAAAAAGATATGGATCAAGATATGTGTTGCCTTTTGGATTTAAAAATGAAAATGGTAAGAGGACAAGCCATCATTTAATATTTGTTAGCAAACATTTTCGCGGGTATGAAATTATGAAGGAGATTATGGCAAAAGAAAGTTCTAATAATAACCAAGGTGTTCCTTCTTTAGAATACAATCCAGCAGATTTTTTGCCGCAGCAGTCATTGCTTGCGCAACTATATCGGCCATTTGAAGATTTGAGTGAAGAGATTCTTGGCGCATTTCAAGGGAAGAGTTTAACATTGGAAGATATTTATCATACACATAGTGTGGATAAACCTTATATTAGAAAGAATTATAAGGATGTTATGAGCAGTCTTTTTGAAGATGGGTTGATTGATGCTGTGTCCCCGAATGGAAAACCTCCACGTAAGGGAACGTTTAGTGATAAAACAATAGCAACTATTCCGAATAAAAATGACAAATAGTAAAATAGAGTGGACGGAATCAACTTGGAATCCGGTGACAGGGTGTACGAAGGTTTCGGAAGGGTGTCGGCATTGTTATGCTGAGTCGTTCGCGCGGCGGTTGCAGGGGATGGGGGTTGAGAAGTACCGTGATGGGTTTCGCTTGACCTGTCATCCTGATGCCTTGCAGGAGCCTTTCAGGTGGAAAAAACCTCGCGTCGTGTTTGTGAACTCGATGAGCGATTTGTTCCATAAAGACATTCCACTCGATTACATCCAGAAAGTTTTCAGCGTGATGAGGCAGAACCCGCATCATGTGTTTCAGGTGCTCACCAAACGCGCGGATGTTCTCAGGTATTACGATAGTGAAGGGTGGCTGACCTGGCCGCATAACGTGTGGATGGGCGTGACGGTTGAAAATGCCGACAATGTTGGACGGATAGAGCTACTGCGTCAAACGGGAGCAAAGGTGAAATTCCTTTCCTGCGAGCCGCTGCTCAGCGCGTTGCCTGATTTGAATCTCACCGGAATCGATTGGGTCATCGTCGGCGGCGAAAGTGGCAGGGGAGCGCGGCAGATGAAGGAGGAGTGGGTTCTCGATATTCGGGAGAAATGTCTTGCTGCCAACGTGCCATTTTTCTTCAAGCAATGGGGCGGGGTTAATAAGAAAGCTGCGGGCAGGTTACTGGAAGGGAAGGTGTATGACGGGAGTCCGATGGAGTTGGTTGGTGGAGAGCGATTGCTGTGAGGTGATTTTATGTTTATAAATTAATGTATTTGTACGGTTTATGGAAAAAGAAAATATTATCGCATTTTGTCCGAAATGTAATGTTCAGTGTATGCTGAAGAGTGTCGCATCGCACACGATAACGACCCCTGATAATCCACTTCAGGCTCAAGAAGACCCGACTGGTACGCCATATCATGTACATGTGTATGAACTTGCGGTATGTGATAGATGTGATACTTTGTTTTTAGTCGATTCTTGCTATTACGACATTCCTGATGCTGGCATAAGTGCTTTTCAAGGACAAGAGGTATTGTATCCGGCAGAAAAAAGAATCATTTTAGATGAGAATATCTCGGCAAGTATGAGGAAGATATATTCTCAAGCCATTAGTTCATATAATTGTGGTTTGTATGAGCCATGTGTGATTATGTGCAGAAAAACTCTTGAGGCAATTTGTGTTGAGTTTGGTATAAAAAAGGGTGATTTGAAAAGTCGACTTGTGCTTTTAGAGAAAAATGGGATAATAGATCAGAAGCTTTTATCGTGGTCTGATGAGTTGCGTATGATAGGTAATGATGCTGCTCATGATATGTGTGTTTTAATAGAAAAGTCGGATGCTCAGGATGCTATTGATTTTTTGGATGCTATTTTACTTTATGTTTTTTTGCTTGATAAAAAGTTTCAGGATTTTAAAAATCGAAGAATCTCTAAGAATGCTTGAGTTGTGTTCAAAAAGAGCTGTTCTTTTTCAGAGCTTTAAGCGTTCAATAAGTCATCAGCGAATTGTGTGAGTTGCGGGAGAACTTCCCGATGCTGATTAATCCCACCAAAAGCGCTATCTTGTTGAAATTTTTTGGCCGGTTGTGTCGGTAGTTGTGGGTTTAACAAGATAGGTGGCGAGGTTTTTGACGTATGTGCATCCGATCTCTTCTCTCTTCTCAACTCTCCCTTGCGCGGGCCGCTCGGCCTGTCCGACTGCCGTGCGGTGAGTCCGTCAACTCGTTATCCTACCAGCAGTTCGCGGCATGAACATCACGACTGATCCGCTTCAGGAGGCCTGGCACCGGCTCGATGCTCCCGGTTCCTACGAGTGGTGGTACTTCGATGCCGAGGATGAGGCGCAGGGAATCTCCGTCGTCTTTATCTGGTTCGCCGGTTTCGCCTTTTCGCCCTACTACCTCAGCCACTACGAAGAGTGGAAAGCCCGGCGCCGGGCCGATCCGCCCAGTCCTGTCGATTACGCCGGGTTCAGCTTTCAGCTCTACGAAAACGGCAAGGAAAGCATCAATTTCATCAAGGAGGGCCCGCGTGAGCTGTTCGCCTCCGAAGATGGCGGAATCGGCGTACGCTTCGAGGGGAACCGTTTCGTTTACGATCCCCTGCAAGACGAGTACCGTCTCTCCATCGACTTCACGTTTCCGGCGCGAGACCGTTCGGTGCACGCCTCGTTCTCCTTCCGCCCGCAGCACCGCTTCGACTACAGCCTCGACACCGCCGCGAATGACGGCGTCGATTTCCGGCACCAGTGGGTGCTGAGCGTGCCGAAAGCCGAGGTGCTCGGCGTGCTCGACCTCAAATCGCTCTCGTCAGGCAAACGCAAGGTTCTGCAATTCCGCGGACGGGGCTATCATGACCACAACCTCGGTACCGTGCCGATGTACGAATCGATCGACCGGTGGTACTGGGGACGGACGTTTTCGCAGCGCTACGACCTGATCTACTACGTGGTGTTCCTGCGTGGCCGCGCCTCCAGGCCGCAGGCGGTCATGCTGGTTCGCGATCACGAAAGCGGCGAGCAGTCGGTGTCCGCTGCCGTGAGCGTGAGCGAAAAGCGTTTCACCAGAGGGCTGTTCGCGCCGGTTCACGCTCAGTCGCTCCGCCTCGAAGCGCCCGGCGTCAGCGTGGAGGTGCGGCATGGCGAGTCGCTCGACGCCGGGCCCTTTTATCTTCGTTACGGCTCGCGTTTTTCCATGACGATAGGGGAGGAGCGTCTGGAGAAGGTCAGGGGCATTTCGGAATTTCTGAATCCGAAGCCTCTGCATTCAAAGGTGATGCAATTTTTTACGGCGAGCCGTGTTCTGAGGGATGGTAAAAGTTCGGTGATGTACACCCTTTACAATTTTTTCAAGCAACAATTTGATTTTCGGCGCTTCTAACTACTTATTACACATTTCGATAGCACTCAGACCACTGATGATGCCTTTTTAAGGCGCCATTGTATAAAAAGGAAATAATTTTAAATTAAATGTCAGTCTGTACGCGCCTTCGGCACTTCCGGTACCCATAGCGATACCGGAACACCATCAAGACTCGGTGTATCTTTTGCGAGATACCGTCAGACGGCGGAAGCCCTCTTTATTCATACAACTCAAGTCATTTAAAGGAGATAGATAGAAATGGCGCAAACTGGTAATTTCAAAAGCCCTGCAAGAATGAGTTCGCTGGGTCAGGGAGCATCTCCCGCTTCAGCCGGTGCGGTTACCGGCGGAAAACCTCGCGAGGAAGGACTCAAGGGAGTCGATTTCGAACGCAGAGGCTTTCTGCACAAGGTTGTTGGCGGAGTGGGCGCAGTCGTGGCTGTCAGCACGCTGTATCCTGTCGTGAAGTACATCATTCCTCCGGCCAGGAAGATCAAGATCGTCGATGAACTTACCGTTGGAAAGGCCTCGGAAGTTCCGGATGGCAAGGGAAAGATTTATCAGTTCAATGAGGACAAGGTCATCGTGGTCAACAAGGGCGGCACACTGACGGCTGTCAGCGCCGTTTGCACGCACCTTGGCTGCCTGGTTAACTGGGTTGATGCCGATAACGAGTATTTCTGCCCCTGCCACGGTGCGAAGTACAAGATCACCGGCGAGATCATCTCCGGCCCGCAGCCTCTGCCGCTGAAGCAGTACAAGGCAAGGATCGAAGGTGACAGCATTATCATTTCAAAAGCTTAAGCATCAATACCTGAAAATCAAGGGAGTCAAGACCTATGGCTGAAAATACCCAGAAACCGGCAGCAGGCAGCGCACCTGCCAAGCCGAAACCGGCGGCAGGCGCAGCCAAGCCCGCCGCGCCGGGCGCTGCCAAGCCTGCTGCGCCGGGAGCCGCCAAACCCGCTGCGCCGGGCGCAGCGAAAGCCCCCGCAAAGCCGGCCGCTCCGGCTGCCGCAGCACCTTCCGGCGTATTCAAACCTCCGGTAGATCGTCCGGATCCGAATCCATTCAAGGATTCCAAAATGAGCGCCGTGGCCGGATGGTTCCAGGAGCGTTTTTACGTGCTCAACCCGATCATCGATTACCTGAAGCACAAAGAGGTGCCGAAGCACCGCCTCTCCTTCTGGTACTATTTCGGCGGTCTCGGACTCTTCTTCTTCATTATCCAGATTCTTACCGGCCTTTTGCTCCTCCAGTACTACAAACCTACTGAAACCGATGCGTTCGCTTCGTTCCTGTTCATCCAGGGCGAGGTGCC
This genomic window from Chlorobaculum limnaeum contains:
- a CDS encoding ubiquinol-cytochrome c reductase iron-sulfur subunit, with amino-acid sequence MAQTGNFKSPARMSSLGQGASPASAGAVTGGKPREEGLKGVDFERRGFLHKVVGGVGAVVAVSTLYPVVKYIIPPARKIKIVDELTVGKASEVPDGKGKIYQFNEDKVIVVNKGGTLTAVSAVCTHLGCLVNWVDADNEYFCPCHGAKYKITGEIISGPQPLPLKQYKARIEGDSIIISKA